The genomic stretch CGTATCGCATTTTAATTGTTGACGATGATGCGCCTTTGGCATCCTTCTATGGTTGGACTTTGGAACAGGCGGGAATGACGGCGCTGGTGGTGACAGATCCGTTGCAGGTGATGCCGCCGTTAATTGAGTTCAGACCGGATCTAATTTTGATGGATATGTATATGCCGGGATGCGATGGAGTGGAACTGGCAGCGGTGATCCGTCAGCAACCGGCTTATGTGGGCATTCCGATTGTGTTTCTGTCGATGGAGACGGATCTGAATAAGCAGCTAGCGGCGATTCAGCTAGGCGGGGATGATTTTTTAACCAAGCCGATTCAGCCAAATCATCTGATTGCGTCGGTGATGCCGCGAGTGCAGCGATCGCGTCTTTTACGTTCGGTGATGGTGCGCGATAGTCTGACTGGGCTGCTCAATCATACGACGATTAAAGAGCAACTCAGTATTGAGGTGCAACGAGGTCGGCGGGAAAAGACGAACCTTGCCTTTGCCATGATTGATATTGATGATTTTAAGTCAGTCAACGATACTTATGGTCATCTCACAGGCGATCGCGTACTGAAAAGTTTATCCCGTCTGTTACAGCAGCGTTTGCGAAAAACTGATATCACGGGTCGTTATGGCGGGGAAGAGTTTGCGGCTATCCTCCCGAATACAGATGGTGCAACAGCCGTGCAAGTTCTCAACCGAATCCGCGAAGGTTTTGCACAAGTTCGGCAGCAGTCTGACGGCGCTGAGTTTTCGGTTACTTTTAGCTGTGGCATCGCTGTCTTTCCCAACGTAGATGAAGCGACCCAACTCAATGAAGCCGCAGATAAAGCTCTCTATGAAGCCAAACGACGCGGACGCAATCAGGTGGTTCTGTCTACGTGAACAAATCTCTGCGATCAAGAGATTACAACTGCTTTTAACGAACATTAAAGATTTAAAGCGATCGCAAATAGCCAATCCAATAATATTGGCAAGGCTCACCCTACACTGTTATCAGAGCTTTTCCATACAATCTATTAAGTGAGAACAGATGGCTGACATTGTTGATATTGCCGTTGGTGCGGGTTCTTTCAAAACTTTAGTAACTGCTGTCCAAGCGGCAGGGTTGGTGGACACGCTGAAAAGTCCTGGCCCTTTTACTGTCTTTGCACCGAATGATGATGCCTTTGCCAAACTTCCACCCGGAACGATTCAAACCTTGGTGCAAAATATTCCCCAGCTTGCCAGAATTCTCACCTATCATGTCGTTCCTGGCAAGTTAATGAAAGCCGATTTAGAGAAAGTAAGTTCTGTCACCTCAGTTGAAGGTTCACCCATCAGAATTGATTGTTCTGATGGTTTTGAGGTGAAAAATGCTACAGTTCTCGCACCAGATATCGAAGCGGATAATGGCGTGATTCACGTTATCGACACGGTAATTTTAATGGGTTAAATAAAAAAAAGGGAGCGCTCGCTCCCTTTTTAAAAACCCTATTTGAGGTGTGTTGGAGGAATCAGAGTGCGAGCGCTCCTTTTAAAAGCCCCCCTTTTTTCTAGCGAAGCGGCGCGTTAGCGCGGGGTTTGGGGGGATCTCCTATCGATAATCCGACTGCTGAATATCCCGCAAACGAGCTTCAGGACGCTTAAAGCGATCCATCTGAGCTTCAAAAAACTCCCGATTTGCTTGTAAATGCTTCGGATTGGAGTCATCTAAAGGATAGAGAAGTGCCGTCCGCAATGCTTGGATAACAGCAGAAGTAACGCAGTACATCGAGCGTTGGAAAGTAATCCCTAATTGGATTAACATATCATCTTCACCGCGGCAGTGTTGGCGATAGTAATCCACGAGATAGGGTGGGAGGAAATGCAGCATATCCTGCATTAACAATGTCGGCGGAATGCCAGCAGTTCCCACCGGAAATACATCAGCATAGAGAATTCCATAGTGGAAATCTTTCTGATTTTCCGGAACTTGCTTTGCCTGAGCATTGTAAGATTTTGTACCCCGGAAGGGAGCCGTGCGGTAGAATACAGCTTCCACATACGGTAATGCTGCTTCGTACAGCCATGTGAAACCGCAAGATTTGGGGATAATTTCATACTTTTCACCCCGAATGTAAACGTGATGATAAATTGGACGACCCGCGATCGCAAAAATTCCATTTACCAGAAAATTCATCGCTTCCGGCACACTGGTAATTTTCCCCTCATCGTAGAGGTCGGACATCTCAAAGAAAACTGGAGCCATCACTTCCCAGAACAAGCCTAAATTACTGTAGTAAGACAGTTGGCGCACCTGTTCTAAGAACATATCAGGGAACAGTTTATACAATCCCAGCATCGCCGGATTGCCTTGGAAGTAAGCCTTAATTGCTCTATCTGCATTCGCTTTATATTCATCGGTATCCAGATAGGCATCGAATTTACCCCAGCCCATATCTCTGCCGTGCCAAAGCATTGCTTGCATACAAGCTTCGGCAAATTCCATATTAATTCGGTCATGCCCTAAGTGATGGAATAACTTGGGCATTTTAGAAGTTTCGCCCTTCTCCATAAACTCTAGAAGTTCGGGATGAGCAGTGGCTTCTCCACGCCAGATTCGCAAATCTGCATCATCTCCAGCGTAATGATTATGTAACTCTAAATACTCCTTGGGCAGGAAGTATTTAAAGAAGGGAAAGGGATTTAAAAAGACATGCTCGGCAATATAAAGCAGGTCGCGCCAGTAGAAATCCATCGGTACTGCATACGCTTTATAAATACCGATAATTTGCATGAGATTTTCCGGCGTATCTGGCAGCATGGCACCACCAGCTTCTAAGCGGTGAATAATTTCGGCAAATTCATGGTTAGAAGGAGGTAATTTTGTTGAAGGCTTAGATGGAGTTTGTACCATTTTTAGTTCTTTTAGGTGAATTGCTGAATGTTTTTTAATGAGTCGTTATTTTGTTGTGAGGACGGTATTTTTAGCTGTCCCCCAACCCCTTCCCTAGCGCTTAAGGGAGCTGGGGGCTTAGGTTTCTCGTTTCCAGGCTGAGCGCCGTAACGAGAGGAATGAAAGTAATTTTCTATTGCTGAACTGAAGACTGGTAGTGGATAGCAACTTGCTGAGTAGTAGTCGCGGGCATGGTAGCAACCATTGCAGCTGTTGTCGGTTCACTCCAACGCACCAGCCAATTGGGGAAGATTCCCAAGAAGAAGATTAAGGCTGCTAAAACTAAAGCTGGGGTACGCTCAACCCATTCAACTTTGGGATAGTAGGCTGCGGCATTGTTCAGTTTGCCAAAACAGGTGCGGTTAATGAGGATCACAAAATAAACTGCCGTTAAACCGCTACAAACCACACAAACTAGGGTTGGAATTGGAAATACGATGAAACTACCTTGCAGCACTAAAAATTCAGCGATAAAGCCTACCATACCGGGGATACCAGCACTCGCCATTCCGCCTAGAACTAGCAAAGCAGTGGTAAGCGGTAAGCCGCGTTGGGGACTCAACAAACCATTCAAGACATCTAAATCGCGGGTGCCAACTTTGCTTTCGATAACACCCACCAAATGGAAAAGGATGGCTAAGATGATGCCGTGACTAACCATTTGCATGACGGCACCGAGTAAACTAAGCGGTGTAGCGGCGGCGGCGGCTAACAGAACATAGCCCATGTGACCAATAGAGCTATAAGCGACCATGCGCTTGATATCTTTTTGAGCGATCGCACTCAGCGCCCCGTAAGCGGCACTAAACGCTCCGATAATCGCTAACCCTGGTGCCACAATTGTCCAGGTTTCGGGAAACATTCCTAGACCAAACCGTACTAAACCATAGGTTCCTAACTTTGCCAGGATGCCACCTAAAAGAATGGCTACGGGTGGTGAAGCCTCGACATAAGCATCTGGCAACCAAGTATGCAACGGAACTAGGGGAATTTTGATTCCGAAACCCACTACCAGCATTGTTAGCAGGATTAGCTGCGCTTGTAACGGTAAACCTTGAGCAATGTTGGCATTGTAATCAAAATTAGGAGCGTTACCCAGCCAAGTTATACCCAAAAATGCCGCCAGAATTAAAATTCCAGAAAGCG from Coleofasciculus sp. FACHB-T130 encodes the following:
- a CDS encoding NADH-quinone oxidoreductase subunit M, with translation MLSTFIWLPFLGAALVGFLPNLSASQLRLLALAIISGILLETGFLLTQFDLNNAGMQFSEFMPWIEKLGLNYSLGVDGLSLPLLALNSLLTWIVIYSTSKQITRPQLYYSLVLLVNAGIAGAFLSQNLMLFVLFYELELIPLYLLIAIWGGTEKRGYAAMKFLIYTALSGILILAAFLGITWLGNAPNFDYNANIAQGLPLQAQLILLTMLVVGFGIKIPLVPLHTWLPDAYVEASPPVAILLGGILAKLGTYGLVRFGLGMFPETWTIVAPGLAIIGAFSAAYGALSAIAQKDIKRMVAYSSIGHMGYVLLAAAAATPLSLLGAVMQMVSHGIILAILFHLVGVIESKVGTRDLDVLNGLLSPQRGLPLTTALLVLGGMASAGIPGMVGFIAEFLVLQGSFIVFPIPTLVCVVCSGLTAVYFVILINRTCFGKLNNAAAYYPKVEWVERTPALVLAALIFFLGIFPNWLVRWSEPTTAAMVATMPATTTQQVAIHYQSSVQQ
- a CDS encoding CO2 hydration protein, with amino-acid sequence MVQTPSKPSTKLPPSNHEFAEIIHRLEAGGAMLPDTPENLMQIIGIYKAYAVPMDFYWRDLLYIAEHVFLNPFPFFKYFLPKEYLELHNHYAGDDADLRIWRGEATAHPELLEFMEKGETSKMPKLFHHLGHDRINMEFAEACMQAMLWHGRDMGWGKFDAYLDTDEYKANADRAIKAYFQGNPAMLGLYKLFPDMFLEQVRQLSYYSNLGLFWEVMAPVFFEMSDLYDEGKITSVPEAMNFLVNGIFAIAGRPIYHHVYIRGEKYEIIPKSCGFTWLYEAALPYVEAVFYRTAPFRGTKSYNAQAKQVPENQKDFHYGILYADVFPVGTAGIPPTLLMQDMLHFLPPYLVDYYRQHCRGEDDMLIQLGITFQRSMYCVTSAVIQALRTALLYPLDDSNPKHLQANREFFEAQMDRFKRPEARLRDIQQSDYR
- a CDS encoding fasciclin domain-containing protein, with translation MADIVDIAVGAGSFKTLVTAVQAAGLVDTLKSPGPFTVFAPNDDAFAKLPPGTIQTLVQNIPQLARILTYHVVPGKLMKADLEKVSSVTSVEGSPIRIDCSDGFEVKNATVLAPDIEADNGVIHVIDTVILMG